In Chanodichthys erythropterus isolate Z2021 chromosome 18, ASM2448905v1, whole genome shotgun sequence, the following are encoded in one genomic region:
- the foxa1 gene encoding hepatocyte nuclear factor 3-alpha, translated as MLGAVKMEGHETPDWSSYYNDAQEVYSPMTNSSMNAGLSSMNNMNSYMSMSTSGNMTSSSFNMSYANPALSAGLSPGTMAGMPPGATGAMNGMSGGVSTMGTALSPSNLNAMTAQHSSMNALNPYSSMSPTMSSMTYAQPNLNRARDNKTFRRSYPHAKPPYSYISLITMAIQQAPSKMLTLSEIYQWIMDLFPYYRQNQQRWQNSIRHSLSFNDCFVKVSRSPDKPGKGSYWTLHPDSGNMFENGCYLRRQKRFKCDKKLPDGKRSDGKRDQSSGSGSPASDSTSSKPVHMDSSSITSSNQSSSPPSLDHRSGSTANSELKSTGPQVHPVSTSLSSLHSMAHEPQLHLKGDPHYSFNHPFSINNLMSSSEQQHKLELKAYEQALQYSSYGSGMSSSLPMAGRASMDPSALEASYYQGVYSRPVLNTS; from the coding sequence gtCTATTCTCCCATGACGAACAGCAGCATGAACGCTGGGCTGAGCTCCATGAATAATATGAACAGTTACATGAGCATGTCCACCAGTGGGAATATGACTTCCAGTTCTTTTAACATGTCCTATGCGAACCCGGCGCTGAGTGCCGGACTGAGCCCGGGCACCATGGCCGGGATGCCCCCGGGCGCCACCGGCGCCATGAACGGGATGAGCGGCGGCGTGTCGACCATGGGCACCGCGCTCAGCCCGTCCAACCTGAACGCCATGACGGCTCAGCACAGCTCCATGAACGCGCTGAACCCGTACTCGAGCATGAGCCCCACCATGAGCTCCATGACATACGCGCAGCCCAACCTGAACCGGGCTAGAGACAACAAGACTTTCAGGAGAAGTTACCCGCACGCCAAACCACCCTACTCCTACATCTCCCTCATCACAATGGCTATCCAGCAGGCACCCAGCAAAATGCTTACCTTAAGTGAGATTTACCAGTGGATAATGGACCTGTTCCCCTACTACCGTCAGAACCAGCAAAGGTGGCAGAACTCCATCAGACACTCGTTGTCTTTCAATGACTGCTTCGTCAAAGTGTCCAGGTCACCCGATAAGCCGGGAAAAGGCTCCTACTGGACTCTGCATCCTGATTCTGGGAATATGTTTGAGAATGGCTGTTACCTGCGAAGACAGAAGCGCTTTAAATGCGACAAAAAGTTGCCCGATGGAAAGAGGTCAGACGGAAAGAGAGACCAGTCGAGCGGCTCTGGCTCACCGGCCAGCGACAGCACCAGCAGCAAACCAGTGCATATGGACTCCAGCTCCATAACCTCCTCGAACCAGTCGTCCAGTCCTCCCAGTTTGGACCACAGGAGCGGTAGCACCGCCAACTCTGAACTGAAGAGCACCGGCCCACAGGTGCACCCCGTGTCCACGTCCCTGTCCTCGCTGCACTCTATGGCCCACGAACCCCAGCTGCACCTCAAAGGAGACCCCCATTACTCCTTCAACCACCCGTTTTccattaataatttaatgtcCTCTTCAGAGCAACAGCATAAACTGGAATTGAAAGCCTATGAACAAGCGTTGCAATATTCCTCCTATGGCTCAGGGATGTCTTCCAGCTTGCCCATGGCCGGGAGAGCCAGCATGGACCCTTCGGCTTTAGAGGCCTCTTACTACCAAGGTGTGTATTCCAGGCCTGTTCTTAATACATCTTAG